Proteins found in one Triticum urartu cultivar G1812 chromosome 4, Tu2.1, whole genome shotgun sequence genomic segment:
- the LOC125553547 gene encoding dof zinc finger protein DOF3.1-like, whose translation MEAPLHQLAPMQQALLARPQNCKHDAAATMAATDMACLQQQQQLMQLQPAAANPNTPSGAAREQCPRCASHDTKFCYYNNYNTSQPRHFCRACRRYWTLGGSLRNVPIGGSTRKRLRPAPQQAMRRPPVHFGAPPPPPMPAQSHSQQAPQGGLLSSLFALGAAPLFEGRVGFDLGLGLPGLSQVGLGGGAGEFGLHSLGLRGGHAGTSAPMLWPTAFLDNGNVDTWKVSGGGAAAMWAPEFSPAPTVAQVGGNGMFHGGAQIMGQL comes from the coding sequence ATGGAAGCCCCTCTGCACCAGCTGGCCCCCATGCAGCAAGCACTGCTCGCCCGTCCTCAGAACTGCAAGCACGACGCCGCGGCGACCATGGCCGCGACGGACATGGCGTgcctccagcagcagcagcagctgatGCAGCTGCAGCCGGCGGCGGCGAACCCGAACACGCCCTCGGGCGCGGCGCGGGAGCAGTGCCCGCGGTGCGCGTCGCACGACACCAAGTTCTGCTACTACAACAACTACAACACGTCGCAGCCGCGCCACTTCTGCCGCGCCTGCCGCCGCTACTGGACGCTCGGGGGCTCCCTCCGCAACGTCCCCATCGGGGGCTCCACCCGCAAGCGCCTGCGCCCGGCGCCGCAGCAGGCGATGCGCCGCCCGCCCGTCCACTTCGgcgcgcctccgccgccgccgatgcCGGCGCAGTCGCACTCCCAGCAGGCTCCGCAGGGCGGCCTTCTCAGCTCGCTGTTCGCGCTCGGCGCGGCGCCGCTGTTCGAGGGCCGCGTCGGGTTCGACCTCGGCCTCGGCCTGCCCGGGCTGAGCCAGGTGGGGCTCGGCGGTGGCGCCGGGGAGTTCGGCCTGCACTCCCTCGGGCTCCGGGGCGGCCATGCAGGGACGTCGGCGCCGATGCTCTGGCCGACAGCGTTCTTGGACAACGGCAATGTGGACACGTGGAAGGTgtccggcggcggggcggctgcCATGTGGGCGCCGGAGTTCTCTCCCGCGCCGACGGTAGCACAGGTCGGCGGCAATGGCATGTTTCATGGCGGGGCCCAGATAATGGGACAACTGTGA